The Camelina sativa cultivar DH55 chromosome 18, Cs, whole genome shotgun sequence DNA window TGAACTTATACAAGTTCGTGATTGCAAAATAAAACCATGTTAATCAAATTAAGGTCCAATTTGACCTTTTAAGATAAGTTTTTCAATACCCAAAGCCCCCATAAAAAACTGCTAATCAAGCAACAAAAACGAATCACACAACTCTGGATTAGGAGAAACAATCCCAACCAGAGTCTtacaaatatctatatatatatatatatatatatatatattgtcaagtAAAAATTCAAGAATTTGAATTGGGTTATCTAAGAGTTACAACATATGTTACTCTTCGTTGGTATCACTTGACCAGGACCCGGAACAATATCAATCTTCTTACCAGCAAGAGACCCGGGATTACCATTCTCTTGATCTTCACTCGCCGCAAGACTTTTCTTGTTCACAATGTTGAAGATCTCAGTCAAAACCGTGGAGAAAGCACTCTCGACATTGGTTGCGTTAAACGCAGATGTCTCCAAGAAGAACAAACCTTCTTTCTCTGCAAATTCTTTAGCATCTTCAGTCGGTATAGCTCGTTGATCAACAAGATCTGACTTGTTACCAATAAGGATGATCACAATGTTCTTATCTGCATGAGCACGCAATTCTTCTAGCCATCTTGGGATATGATCAAAGGTTTGGCGTCTGGTTATATCATAAACCAACATCGCCCCAACCGCTCCTCGGTAATATGCACTCGTTACCGCTCTGTATCTGTTTTATACCAAAACCACACATATATACAGATAGAACGCTTTTGTAAGCATATGATTAAGGCATTGAATATGGTGATTAAGCTTATTCATTAAAGATAATGATGccttaagtttctaattttgtacCAATCATACAACTACGGAAGCTGGTTTAGTCTACTCTACACATAATTTGAATTCCAAATCTCATATTAAGTTTCTTAATTATACTTAAGATCGATCCTAAACTAAACTATCATCTATCATCGGATCGAGATCTAAGTTCAGAAGTAGCAGCAATCGAAGAAGCTAAAAGAGTtccggagagagagagagagagatcggagATTATACCGTTCTTGGCCGGCGGTATCCCAGATCTGAGCCTTAACACTCTTGTGATCAATAACAAGTGTCCTAGTCTGAAACTCAACGCCGATGGTGGCTTTAGAATCCAAACTGAACTCGTCTCTCGCATATCTCGCGAGTATCTGAGATTTCCCAACCGCTGAATCGCCGATCAGCACAACTTTGAACACGTAGTCAATCTTCTGCGACGGATCTCCGTATCCGCCTCCACTCGTCATCTCGCTTTGAACTTTGAATCCTCTGTTTCAAAGCTTTTGCCGAAAAGTGAGCTTTTGAAGTTTTAAACGCAGAGAGAGGAGAGATCTGATACGGTCGTCGTCGTTGTCAACTGTATTTAGTCAATATACTTTTCATTAATTTGATGACGTGTTTAATTTATTAACCGTTGGATTTAGCCGGCTCGAATCTAGGGACTGATCTGACAGATACGACAATTATCTCCCTCTGCAAGCAAGGCGCATGTTTTTTGGTGATGACGTCATCGATAAGGCAAGTTCGGATCTTAAAACTGGGCCATAAGCCCATTAGTTTATGATAAATGGCCCGGATTGATGATTACGTGTCGCTATCCGAATTGACCAAAAAGTGCCCTAAGCGTTTTTTTTCTCTgggaaataaaaaaagcaaagcaaacGTTCgcgacggagagagagagagaagggagacgATGGAGGAAGAGGAGCACGAGGTTTACGGGGGAGAAATTCCCGACGTCGGCGAGATGGATGGAGATATGGACGCTCCTAATCCCGATTTGGATATggctgctgctgatgatgatgcGGTTAAGGTGGTCTGTTACGCTCTTTTGTCTCTCTTACTGTTTCGTTCATCTTGAATGTGATTGATCATCTCGATTATTTTGTAATCGcgtgtatatatgttttgattggtGCTTTAATACATACTAGGAGTTGGATGAGATGAAGAAACGATTGAAGGAGATGGAGGATGAGGCTGCTGCTCTGCGTGAGATGCAGGCTAAGGTCGAGAAGGAAATGGGAGGCCAAGGTTTTcgtctctttgattttttttttgtttgttcactATAATTCGGCTCTTTGATTTCATTCACCGTCGTCGCTAGGTTTTTCTAATCGTTGGTTATGGTGTTTGGATCTATCTTTAAATTCCAAGTACTGTGAATTAAGTTATGTTATGCTGTTGTTTTGCTTCTTGATTAAAgtgtttttgttcaattttgttATTTCAGATCCTGCTAGTATTGCAGCAAATCAGGCAGGCAAGGAGGAGGTTGATGCTCGATCAGTTTTTGTTGGCAATGTAAGAACGAACGCCTATGTTTATACTTAGTTCTATTGTTGAATCATATAGCTTCTGgtttgtttcataattttacGTCTTTTTGATCTAAAATGTTCATTCTTCTAGACTTTTGAATAGTGCGGAAATCACTAGCTCTGTTGATAtgaatattttttcatcatgGATGTTAGATTTTATTATAGTACGCCTGTGAAGTCTATAATATGATTATGTTCTGTTCTTGATCCATGATTGGATGCGTGACATAGAATGTCATCAAATTTTGTTCACATAGTGAGTTATGAAGTAGGTGATTAGATCACTAGTTAACCGTGAATTTTGGTGTAATGTCACACACCTTTTGTTACTATGGCTTGCACTAGATTTCAGTGGTATCACTAGTGATAACTCTGCTACTTATTTTAGTTTACACATCTTCAATGAGAGATTTTTGCGTTGACGAAATCAAAGATATGTTAGTTTACACATCTTCAGTCTATAATTAAAGTtcatatgtttatttattaGGCTGTTCAAATTTGAGGATGcgtatagtttttgtttttttggtgttcagttttgcttttcttatgatttttcttACTACAATCGCAGGATTGTTCTCATTCTTGAAGTTCTTATTTGCTCTGGGTTGTCAATTAGGTTTCGTGGGGTCATtacatttttccttttatagACTTGCAAAAGAtctgttctgttttgttgtGGAACATGATgaaaaaagctataaaaaaagatgcaaaaagaattgaaaaaaaagctaagaaaaaagaataaaagaagtCAATACGTTTTAAGAGCATTAGGAATTAGGAAAtgtagaaaaggaaaattgtcgTGACTCCGAAGGAAAAAAGAGATATCTGGAGAGGGGATAATGTTTGAGTGAAGGATTTCACAATCCATCCTCGAGGAGATAGCCTCTGAAGAACTGAATCAAGCTGCCGGATGCTTTCTAGTCAAGGCTCATAGCTGCTATCAGCAGCAGACTTTGTTGAGTTTCTTGTTTGCCGAACTTGTTAATTTGATGGATTACTCTGTGTGTGCACAGTGAAAGACGCCATGGGTTATGCCTGTTTGCTATATACTATAACTGCATATTTCACTGTGCAGGTTGATTACGCTTGTACTCCAGAAGAAGTGCAGCAGCATTTCCAAACATGTGGCACTGTCCATCGGGTGACCATTTTAACAGACAAATTCGGGCAGCCAAAGGGATTTGCTTATGTAGAATTTGTCGAAGTCGAAGCTGTTCAAGAGGCTCTACAACGGAATGAATCAGAGTTACATGGTCGTCAATTGAAGGTACACattaatatgattttactaTATACCATCAAACCAAACGCTTATATAATGGGAAAATAGCTTATTTGTTCATCGTTTTCTCATCTGGCTTGAATAAATTTCAGGTCATGCAAAAGAGAACAAACGTTCCTGGATTGAAACAGTTCCGTGGTAGAAGATTCAATCCGTACATGGGTTACCGGTTCCGCAGACCTTTCATGCCTCCTTATATGTATTCCCCATATGGATATGGGTAAGTTAGATATAACACCAAGACATATATGTGATTGGGGTCGCGCAGCTTTCTCCACttctcactctcttttttttttttgtatttgcagaAAAGCTCCTAGGTTCAGAAGGCCGATGCGTTACATGCCGTACCAATAAAAACCGTCATGGTTAAGGAAGGATAGAGCGGATTAGCTATTGGGAGCGGAGGATGCATGTATGGGTTAATATACCCATCCTTTTATTGAGCTTTCTATATGACTCTGGCTCTTTGGCCTTTAGAACTTTGCTCGTAAACATTTTGGAACCTAGACTGGTATTATAAGTTTCATATCGTTTtgatatgaatcatatgatgaTTGGTTTAAGTGTCACATATATAATGCGTGTGAGTGTTGACCCCGTTGACTATATAAGGTCAAAATAAGAGTTGACTTATTGATTTTGTGTAAACCATTAAGCAAAGATTTAGTTAAAGTCTACCCGGCGCATTTTATCTAGGTCAATGCTACTATGTGCCCAGTTTCAAGTTCTCTTCTGATGAGGACGTTAAGGTCGTAGCCATTTTCTCGCAATGACACATTGGGTCAGTCACTTTAGTTGCACATCCGAAAAGACGATAATGTCCTTATCGCTTCCTTCCCGATACGCTCTCTTCTCAGGGTCGACTCCTGTTCGCATCAGCAGAAGCAACCTCTGCTTCGCCGTCTCCGCC harbors:
- the LOC104762734 gene encoding polyadenylate-binding protein 2 isoform X2 produces the protein MEEEEHEVYGGEIPDVGEMDGDMDAPNPDLDMAAADDDAVKELDEMKKRLKEMEDEAAALREMQAKVEKEMGGQDPASIAANQAGKEEVDARSVFVGNVDYACTPEEVQQHFQTCGTVHRVTILTDKFGQPKGFAYVEFVEVEAVQEALQRNESELHGRQLKVMQKRTNVPGLKQFRGRRFNPYMGYRFRRPFMPPYMYSPYGYGKAPRFRRPMRYMPYQ
- the LOC104762732 gene encoding ras-related protein RABA4a-like encodes the protein MTSGGGYGDPSQKIDYVFKVVLIGDSAVGKSQILARYARDEFSLDSKATIGVEFQTRTLVIDHKSVKAQIWDTAGQERYRAVTSAYYRGAVGAMLVYDITRRQTFDHIPRWLEELRAHADKNIVIILIGNKSDLVDQRAIPTEDAKEFAEKEGLFFLETSAFNATNVESAFSTVLTEIFNIVNKKSLAASEDQENGNPGSLAGKKIDIVPGPGQVIPTKSNICCNS
- the LOC104762734 gene encoding polyadenylate-binding protein 2 isoform X1; translated protein: MEEEEHEVYGGEIPDVGEMDGDMDAPNPDLDMAAADDDAVKVELDEMKKRLKEMEDEAAALREMQAKVEKEMGGQDPASIAANQAGKEEVDARSVFVGNVDYACTPEEVQQHFQTCGTVHRVTILTDKFGQPKGFAYVEFVEVEAVQEALQRNESELHGRQLKVMQKRTNVPGLKQFRGRRFNPYMGYRFRRPFMPPYMYSPYGYGKAPRFRRPMRYMPYQ